The following coding sequences lie in one Spinacia oleracea cultivar Varoflay chromosome 1, BTI_SOV_V1, whole genome shotgun sequence genomic window:
- the LOC110792517 gene encoding fatty-acid-binding protein 2 isoform X1 — MDPDHIGSDPCNLLLTDPLLSIVDNSLHHSKYLLAPASMAFRQAFTYFSKLAGAAVFLFSGASQIKTRFPDTHHVSGPVNSSCSFGQPKHITPSCNYYPSCFRFPHESFTTLFGHKFSTFSFKHLFRVAADTFQPLPPVFSIAAALIPPIDHFTPSLLLSIPPEVANTQIVGSLDKNPCNVQHRGCGGHAVPEFDWARHAVEPKTGIQFPAVLNSILSKDNQSNLSPEVLVGTGSRILTLIKIKSFKVYAYGFYVHTSSLCQKLGSKYGSVPEVELKERDDFYADLLREDVGMTVRLVVNYNGMKIDTVKDAFEKSLRARLAKTNPETDFKCIATFSSYFTKDIPLPVGTIIDFRRTSDGQLITEIGGNQIGAVNSRELCRVFYDTTPLPRIKKCAFMLKILTRVDCLCRSLF, encoded by the exons ATGGATCCTGATCATATAGGCAGTGATCCTTGTAATTTGCTACTCACTGATCCCTTACTTTCCATTGTTGACAATTCCCTTCATCACTCTAAATACCTCTTAGCTCCTGCTTCTATGGCATTTCGACAAGCTTTTACGTACTTTTCTAAGCTCGCTGGGGCCGCCGTATTTTTGTTTTCCGGCGCTTCTCAGATTAAAACCAGGTTTCCAGACACTCATCATGTGTCCGGACCTGTGAATTCTAGTTGCTCATTTGGACAACCCAAACACATTACCCCCTCTTGTAATTATTATCCATCCTGCTTTAGGTTCCCACATGAATCTTTTACTACACTCTTTGGTCATAAGTTTTCAACCTTTTCTTTTAAGCATTTATTTAGAGTAGCAGCTGATACTTTTCAACCACTTCCTCCCGTGTTTTCGATAGCTGCTGCGCTCATTCCACCGATTGATCACTT TACTCCAAGCTTGTTATTGTCTATCCCACCTGAGGTTGCTAATACTCAAATAGTGGGATCCCTTGATAAAAACCCCTGCAATGTTCAGCATAGAGGTTGTGGCGGTCATGCAGTTCCTGAATTTGATTGGGCAAGACATGCAGTTGAACCCAAAACTGGCATTCAGTTTCCTGCTGTTCTGAACAGCATATTATCCAAGGACAATCAATCCAATTTGTCACCAGAG GTTCTTGTTGGAACTGGATCTAGGATTCTGACTCTCATCAAAATTAAATCTTTTAAGGTCTATGCCTATGGCTTTT ATGTCCATACTTCTTCTCTCTGTCAGAAGTTGGGTTCAAAGTATGGCTCTGTTCCAGAAGTAGAACTCAAAGAACGCGATGATTTCTATGCAGATCTTCTCAG GGAAGATGTTGGAATGACTGTTAGACTTGTGGTTAACTACAATGGCATGAAAATTGACACAGTTAAAGA TGCTTTTGAGAAGTCTCTTCGAGCTCGTTTAGCCAAG ACAAATCCAGAAACTGATTTCAAATGCATTGCAACATTCAGTTCTTATTTCACAAAAGATATTCCACTGCCCGTA GGTACTATAATTGACTTTAGAAGAACTTCTGACGGGCAGTTGATAACCGAAA TTGGAGGTAACCAAATTGGTGCAGTGAACAGCAGGGAGTTGTGTA GAGTCTTTTATGACACCACCCCACTCCCCCGAATCAAGAAATGTGCATTTATGTTAAAAATTCTTACACGTGTAGATTGTTTGTGTAGGAGCCTTTTTTGA
- the LOC110792517 gene encoding fatty-acid-binding protein 2 isoform X2: MDPDHIGSDPCNLLLTDPLLSIVDNSLHHSKYLLAPASMAFRQAFTYFSKLAGAAVFLFSGASQIKTRFPDTHHVSGPVNSSCSFGQPKHITPSCNYYPSCFRFPHESFTTLFGHKFSTFSFKHLFRVAADTFQPLPPVFSIAAALIPPIDHFTPSLLLSIPPEVANTQIVGSLDKNPCNVQHRGCGGHAVPEFDWARHAVEPKTGIQFPAVLNSILSKDNQSNLSPEVLVGTGSRILTLIKIKSFKVYAYGFYVHTSSLCQKLGSKYGSVPEVELKERDDFYADLLREDVGMTVRLVVNYNGMKIDTVKDAFEKSLRARLAKTNPETDFKCIATFSSYFTKDIPLPVGTIIDFRRTSDGQLITEIGGNQIGAVNSRELCRAFFDMYLGEVPVSKQTKEEIGRNVATIIRRC; this comes from the exons ATGGATCCTGATCATATAGGCAGTGATCCTTGTAATTTGCTACTCACTGATCCCTTACTTTCCATTGTTGACAATTCCCTTCATCACTCTAAATACCTCTTAGCTCCTGCTTCTATGGCATTTCGACAAGCTTTTACGTACTTTTCTAAGCTCGCTGGGGCCGCCGTATTTTTGTTTTCCGGCGCTTCTCAGATTAAAACCAGGTTTCCAGACACTCATCATGTGTCCGGACCTGTGAATTCTAGTTGCTCATTTGGACAACCCAAACACATTACCCCCTCTTGTAATTATTATCCATCCTGCTTTAGGTTCCCACATGAATCTTTTACTACACTCTTTGGTCATAAGTTTTCAACCTTTTCTTTTAAGCATTTATTTAGAGTAGCAGCTGATACTTTTCAACCACTTCCTCCCGTGTTTTCGATAGCTGCTGCGCTCATTCCACCGATTGATCACTT TACTCCAAGCTTGTTATTGTCTATCCCACCTGAGGTTGCTAATACTCAAATAGTGGGATCCCTTGATAAAAACCCCTGCAATGTTCAGCATAGAGGTTGTGGCGGTCATGCAGTTCCTGAATTTGATTGGGCAAGACATGCAGTTGAACCCAAAACTGGCATTCAGTTTCCTGCTGTTCTGAACAGCATATTATCCAAGGACAATCAATCCAATTTGTCACCAGAG GTTCTTGTTGGAACTGGATCTAGGATTCTGACTCTCATCAAAATTAAATCTTTTAAGGTCTATGCCTATGGCTTTT ATGTCCATACTTCTTCTCTCTGTCAGAAGTTGGGTTCAAAGTATGGCTCTGTTCCAGAAGTAGAACTCAAAGAACGCGATGATTTCTATGCAGATCTTCTCAG GGAAGATGTTGGAATGACTGTTAGACTTGTGGTTAACTACAATGGCATGAAAATTGACACAGTTAAAGA TGCTTTTGAGAAGTCTCTTCGAGCTCGTTTAGCCAAG ACAAATCCAGAAACTGATTTCAAATGCATTGCAACATTCAGTTCTTATTTCACAAAAGATATTCCACTGCCCGTA GGTACTATAATTGACTTTAGAAGAACTTCTGACGGGCAGTTGATAACCGAAA TTGGAGGTAACCAAATTGGTGCAGTGAACAGCAGGGAGTTGTGTA GAGCCTTTTTTGACATGTACCTTGGAGAAGTTCCTGTCTCAAAGCAGACAAAAGAAGAGATTGGAAGAAATGTTGCTACTATTATAAGAAGGTGCTAA